In Haloplanus rubicundus, one DNA window encodes the following:
- a CDS encoding acetyl-CoA carboxylase biotin carboxylase subunit produces MFRKVLVANRGEIAVRVMRACEELGVRTVAIYSEADKHAGHVRYADEAYNVGPARAADSYLDQDAVLEAARKADADAIHPGYGFMAENADFAARVEDSECTWIGPPSEAMERLGEKTKARKVMQAAGVPVVPGTTDPVEDPAEVEAFGEENGYPIAIKAEGGGGGRGMKIVEGPDEIEDQLAAAKREGEAYFDNDSVYLERFLEAPRHIEVQIVADQHGNVRHLGERDCSLQRRHQKVIEEGPSPALSDDLRERIGQAARRGVGETNYTNAGTVEFLVEDGEFYFLEVNTRIQVEHPVTEEITGIDIVKEQIKVATGAEIGFSQDDVEIEGHAMEFRINAENAARDFAPATGTLTTYDPAGGIGVRVDDAVRQGDDIGGDYDSMIAKLIVDASDREECLARAERALREFDIQGFHTVIPFHRLMVTDERFTEGTHTTNYLDEELDPERIEQAVERWGPEETDGDDDEEVTEREFTVEVNGKRFEVNLEERGAPPIPSGGGGGGGGGGGMQRPDVATNDDDGGAVAAGEGERITAEMQGTILSVDVEPGDEVAPGDVVLVLEAMKMENDIVAEGGGTVSEVLVSEGESVDMGDPLIVLE; encoded by the coding sequence ATGTTCAGGAAGGTCCTCGTCGCCAACCGGGGCGAGATCGCGGTGCGTGTCATGCGCGCCTGCGAGGAACTGGGGGTTCGAACCGTCGCGATCTACAGCGAGGCCGACAAACACGCGGGTCACGTCCGCTACGCCGACGAGGCGTACAACGTCGGCCCGGCGCGGGCGGCGGACTCCTATCTCGATCAGGACGCGGTGCTCGAAGCGGCGCGGAAGGCCGACGCCGACGCCATCCACCCGGGCTACGGGTTCATGGCCGAGAACGCCGACTTCGCGGCGCGCGTCGAGGATAGCGAATGTACGTGGATCGGCCCGCCTTCCGAGGCCATGGAGCGCCTCGGCGAGAAGACGAAAGCACGGAAAGTGATGCAGGCGGCCGGCGTCCCGGTCGTCCCCGGGACGACCGACCCCGTCGAGGACCCCGCAGAGGTCGAGGCCTTCGGTGAGGAGAACGGCTACCCCATCGCCATCAAGGCCGAGGGCGGCGGCGGCGGCCGCGGCATGAAGATCGTCGAGGGTCCCGACGAGATCGAGGACCAACTCGCCGCGGCCAAACGGGAGGGCGAGGCGTACTTCGACAACGACTCCGTCTACCTCGAACGCTTCCTCGAAGCGCCCCGGCACATCGAGGTCCAGATCGTCGCGGACCAACACGGCAACGTCCGCCACCTCGGCGAGCGGGACTGCTCGCTCCAGCGTCGCCACCAGAAGGTGATCGAGGAGGGACCGAGCCCCGCGCTCTCCGACGACCTGCGCGAACGCATCGGGCAGGCCGCGCGCCGCGGCGTCGGCGAGACGAACTACACCAACGCCGGGACCGTCGAGTTCCTCGTCGAGGACGGCGAGTTCTACTTCCTCGAGGTCAACACGCGCATCCAGGTCGAACACCCCGTCACCGAGGAGATCACGGGCATCGACATCGTGAAAGAGCAGATCAAGGTGGCGACGGGCGCGGAGATCGGCTTCTCGCAGGACGACGTGGAGATCGAGGGCCACGCCATGGAGTTCCGGATCAACGCCGAGAACGCCGCTCGCGACTTCGCGCCCGCGACGGGCACGCTCACGACGTACGACCCCGCCGGCGGTATCGGCGTCCGCGTCGACGACGCGGTGCGTCAGGGCGACGACATCGGCGGCGACTACGACTCGATGATCGCGAAGCTGATCGTCGACGCGAGCGACCGCGAGGAGTGTCTCGCACGCGCCGAACGCGCCCTCCGCGAGTTCGACATCCAGGGCTTCCACACCGTCATCCCCTTCCACCGGCTGATGGTGACCGACGAGCGGTTCACCGAGGGGACGCACACGACGAACTACCTCGACGAGGAACTCGATCCCGAGCGTATCGAGCAGGCGGTCGAACGCTGGGGCCCCGAGGAGACGGACGGCGACGACGACGAGGAGGTGACCGAACGCGAGTTCACGGTCGAGGTGAACGGCAAGCGCTTCGAGGTGAACTTAGAGGAGCGCGGCGCGCCCCCGATTCCGTCGGGTGGGGGTGGGGGTGGCGGCGGTGGGGGCGGCATGCAGCGCCCCGACGTCGCGACGAACGACGACGACGGCGGCGCCGTCGCCGCCGGCGAGGGCGAACGGATCACCGCCGAGATGCAGGGGACCATCCTCTCTGTCGACGTGGAACCCGGCGACGAGGTGGCGCCCGGCGACGTGGTGCTCGTCCTCGAAGCCATGAAGATGGAAAACGACATCGTCGCCGAGGGCGGCGGCACGGTCAGCGAGGTGCTCGTGAGCGAGGGCGAGAGCGTCGACATGGGCGATCCGTTGATCGTCCTCGAATGA
- a CDS encoding biotin--[acetyl-CoA-carboxylase] ligase — protein MSDTRRALLRALARADDPVSGPALADDLGVSRAAVWKHVEALREAGFEIESGADGYAVRSVPDYGGDAIAYGLDAPYAVDYHDRLPSTNDRARELAVEGAADVLVVAGEQTGGRGRLDRTWNSPSGGVYASLLVRPDRPPAHAPIFTLAAAVAVTRACREAGVDAVIKWPNDVLVAGSERKLAGILTEMEGEADRISWLIVGIGANVDVAAADLPETATSVREAGGDADRRRFCQRIVETFHDLRLDPDDVLPAWREYAVTLGRAVRVETPGGVVEGEAVDVAFPGALVVRTDDGERTVHAGDCEHLRPA, from the coding sequence ATGAGCGACACGCGCCGTGCGCTGCTCCGGGCGCTCGCCCGCGCCGACGATCCGGTTTCGGGACCGGCGCTCGCGGACGACCTCGGCGTCTCCCGGGCGGCCGTCTGGAAGCACGTCGAGGCGCTCCGGGAGGCGGGCTTCGAAATCGAGAGCGGCGCCGACGGCTACGCCGTCCGGTCGGTCCCCGACTACGGCGGCGACGCCATCGCCTACGGCCTCGACGCGCCCTACGCCGTCGACTACCACGACCGCCTCCCCAGCACGAACGACCGGGCGCGGGAACTGGCGGTCGAGGGCGCGGCGGACGTCCTCGTCGTCGCGGGCGAACAGACCGGCGGCCGGGGCCGACTCGACCGCACTTGGAACTCGCCGTCCGGCGGCGTCTACGCCAGCCTCCTCGTCCGGCCGGACCGGCCGCCGGCGCACGCGCCGATCTTCACGCTCGCGGCGGCCGTCGCCGTCACCCGTGCCTGCCGCGAGGCCGGCGTCGACGCGGTGATCAAGTGGCCCAACGACGTGCTGGTGGCGGGGTCGGAGCGAAAGCTCGCCGGAATTCTGACCGAGATGGAGGGCGAGGCCGACCGGATTTCGTGGCTGATCGTCGGTATCGGCGCGAACGTCGACGTGGCGGCCGCCGACCTGCCGGAGACGGCGACGAGCGTGCGCGAGGCGGGAGGCGACGCCGACCGTCGCCGGTTCTGCCAGCGGATCGTCGAGACGTTCCACGACCTGCGACTCGACCCCGACGACGTCCTCCCCGCGTGGCGCGAGTACGCCGTCACCCTCGGCCGCGCGGTGCGGGTCGAGACGCCCGGTGGCGTCGTCGAGGGCGAGGCCGTCGACGTCGCGTTCCCGGGCGCGCTCGTCGTCCGCACCGACGACGGGGAGCGGACCGTCCACGCCGGCGACTGCGAACACCTGCGTCCCGCCTAG
- a CDS encoding universal stress protein, which produces MGTYDRILVPTDGSEGVERAIEHAVEVAASNGAAVHGLYVLSTDAYAGLAMESSWESVDRLLREDAETAVARIREIAERMDAGVPVETAVVEGKPSREIVRYAEREGCDLVVMGTHGRGGIDRLLLGSVAESVIRASSIPVTAVPVGTEGEA; this is translated from the coding sequence ATGGGCACCTACGACCGGATTCTCGTCCCGACCGACGGCTCGGAGGGCGTGGAGCGGGCCATCGAACACGCCGTCGAGGTGGCCGCGAGCAACGGCGCGGCAGTCCACGGCCTCTACGTCCTCAGTACGGACGCCTACGCGGGGCTGGCGATGGAGTCGTCGTGGGAGAGCGTCGACCGCCTCCTCCGCGAGGACGCGGAGACGGCGGTGGCGCGGATCCGGGAGATAGCCGAGCGGATGGACGCCGGCGTCCCCGTCGAGACGGCAGTGGTGGAGGGCAAACCCAGCCGCGAAATCGTCCGCTACGCCGAGCGCGAGGGCTGTGACCTCGTGGTGATGGGAACCCACGGCCGCGGTGGTATCGACCGCCTGCTGCTGGGGAGCGTCGCGGAGTCCGTCATCCGGGCGTCGTCGATTCCGGTGACGGCCGTCCCGGTCGGCACCGAGGGAGAGGCGTAG
- a CDS encoding amidohydrolase family protein has product MHVEGTILRGRAFEPVEGRVVVEGGDVVAVEETTTDSDAIVCPAFVNAHTHIGDSIAKEAGAGLSLDELVAPPDGLKHRLLRAASADEKIEAMRRSLRFMERSGTAATVEFREGGVEGVAAIREALDGLDIEATVLGRETTAAMAEADGFGASGARDDDFAERRAATREAGKPFGIHAGERDPHDLTPALDLDPTFLVHVVHPEPEHLDRIEREGVPVVVCPRSNLVTGVGSPPIADLLDRTTVALGTDNVMLNSPSMFREMEFASKVGSVDAADVLRMATVNGADLVGLNCGLIEPGRAAKLLVLDGDSDNLAGARDPVRAVVRRAGVDDVERVIL; this is encoded by the coding sequence ATGCACGTCGAGGGAACGATCCTCCGCGGCCGCGCGTTCGAACCGGTCGAGGGACGCGTCGTCGTCGAGGGGGGCGACGTCGTCGCCGTCGAGGAGACGACGACGGACTCGGACGCCATCGTCTGTCCGGCGTTCGTCAACGCCCACACGCACATCGGCGACTCCATCGCCAAGGAAGCCGGCGCGGGCCTCTCGCTCGACGAACTCGTCGCGCCGCCGGACGGCCTCAAACACCGCCTGCTCCGCGCGGCCTCGGCCGACGAGAAAATCGAGGCGATGCGCCGCTCGCTCCGGTTCATGGAGCGCTCGGGCACCGCGGCGACCGTCGAATTCCGCGAGGGCGGCGTCGAGGGCGTCGCGGCCATCAGGGAGGCACTCGACGGCCTCGACATCGAGGCGACCGTCCTCGGCCGCGAGACGACGGCGGCGATGGCGGAAGCGGACGGCTTCGGCGCCAGCGGCGCCCGCGACGACGACTTCGCCGAGCGCCGTGCCGCGACCCGCGAGGCGGGCAAGCCGTTCGGCATCCACGCCGGCGAGCGCGACCCCCACGACCTCACCCCCGCGCTCGACCTCGATCCGACCTTCCTCGTCCACGTCGTCCACCCCGAACCCGAGCATCTCGACCGAATCGAACGCGAAGGCGTCCCCGTCGTCGTCTGCCCGCGGTCGAACCTCGTCACCGGCGTCGGGTCGCCGCCCATCGCCGACCTACTGGACCGGACGACGGTGGCGCTCGGCACCGACAACGTCATGCTCAACAGCCCCTCGATGTTCCGCGAGATGGAGTTCGCGTCGAAGGTGGGCAGCGTCGACGCCGCCGACGTGTTGCGGATGGCGACGGTCAACGGCGCGGACCTCGTGGGACTGAACTGCGGCCTGATCGAACCGGGCCGCGCGGCGAAACTGCTCGTCCTCGACGGCGACTCCGACAACCTCGCGGGGGCGCGCGACCCCGTTCGCGCCGTCGTGCGGCGGGCGGGGGTCGACGACGTGGAGCGTGTGATTCTCTGA
- a CDS encoding HD domain-containing protein produces the protein MATIKDSVHDHIEVTGVAEDLLDTPAMQRLRRIRQLGTVSLVYPSSNHTRFEHSLGVYHLASETLDHLGVAGRTAERVRAAALLHDVGHCPFSHNVEDLLHRHTGKYHDDVADLLASGRVGAVLRDHDIDPAAVAELVAGGGRYGQLVSGELDVDRMDYLVRDAHHTGVPYGTIDHGRLIRELTFVDGELVLAEGNVQTAESLLLARALMNPTVYQHHVARIGKAMLRRATERLIREAEYDAETVRRWDDADLLATLRRTDATVDFADRLSTRDLFKRAVWAELPDVPEDLLDADHERIRELERDVAAAADLDPDAVVLDVPPPPEIRESSSRVVVNGDIRRLDRQSPLVSALRVAGRNQWRLGVYAPTGAVDRVGREAVRTLGLDIDGAPISEVRGGLDATLDEFG, from the coding sequence ATGGCGACGATCAAGGACAGCGTCCACGACCACATCGAGGTGACGGGTGTCGCCGAGGACCTGCTGGACACGCCGGCGATGCAGCGGCTCCGCCGAATTCGCCAGCTCGGCACCGTCTCGCTGGTGTATCCGTCGTCGAACCACACCCGCTTCGAACACAGCCTCGGCGTCTACCACCTCGCGAGCGAGACGCTCGATCACCTCGGCGTGGCCGGGCGGACGGCCGAGCGGGTCCGCGCCGCCGCCCTCCTCCACGACGTGGGGCACTGTCCGTTCAGCCACAACGTCGAGGACCTCCTCCATCGCCACACGGGGAAGTACCACGACGACGTGGCCGACCTGCTCGCGAGCGGTCGGGTGGGCGCTGTCCTCCGCGACCACGACATCGACCCCGCGGCCGTCGCCGAACTCGTCGCCGGTGGGGGTCGCTACGGCCAACTCGTCTCCGGCGAACTCGACGTGGACCGGATGGACTACCTCGTCCGCGACGCCCACCACACCGGCGTGCCGTACGGCACCATCGACCACGGGCGCCTGATCCGCGAACTGACCTTCGTCGACGGCGAACTCGTCCTCGCGGAGGGGAACGTCCAGACGGCCGAGAGCCTCCTGCTCGCCCGCGCGCTGATGAACCCGACCGTCTACCAGCACCACGTCGCCCGCATCGGGAAGGCGATGCTCCGGCGGGCCACCGAGCGCCTGATCCGCGAGGCGGAGTACGACGCCGAGACGGTGCGTCGGTGGGACGACGCGGATCTGCTGGCGACGCTCCGACGAACCGACGCCACCGTCGACTTCGCCGACCGACTCTCGACGCGCGACCTGTTCAAGCGCGCGGTGTGGGCCGAACTCCCCGACGTGCCCGAGGACTTGCTGGACGCCGACCACGAGCGAATCCGCGAACTCGAACGCGACGTGGCGGCGGCGGCCGACCTCGACCCCGACGCGGTGGTCCTCGACGTACCGCCGCCGCCGGAGATCAGGGAGTCGTCGTCCCGAGTGGTCGTCAACGGCGACATCAGGCGTCTGGACCGGCAGTCGCCACTCGTGAGCGCGCTCCGGGTCGCCGGCCGCAACCAGTGGCGACTCGGCGTCTACGCCCCCACGGGCGCCGTCGACCGGGTCGGCCGGGAGGCCGTCCGGACGCTCGGTCTCGATATCGACGGCGCGCCCATCTCGGAGGTACGCGGCGGCCTCGACGCCACCCTCGACGAGTTCGGATAG